In a single window of the Chondrocystis sp. NIES-4102 genome:
- the asnB_1 gene encoding putative asparagine synthase, translating to MSAIFGIYYLDQRLTQPKDIQKMSNILSHTGSDAANIWCDRHVALGHRMLWTTPESMFEQLPSTTIDGNLTITADARIDNRQELISHLKLLNSADIITDSQIILAAYQQWGSACVQHLIGDFAFAIWNCREHKLFCARDHYGVKPFYYYHAPGKTLVFASQIKALLCLSEIPNIPNDLTIAYYLQGGFQSQINTFYQDIFKLPPASLLEIQNNHVSVSKYWTPDINKTLKLDSDQEYAEAYLEVFTQAVNCRLRSNFAIGSTLSGGLDSSSIVCVARELLLQQQRPKLKTFSAIFNDATESDESPYIQSVVQQGNIEPYYVAADRYSPLTDWEKMLWHLDKPFGSNLYLHWNLYKEAQKQGTKIFLDGFFGDDAVFHGWEYLIDLATTFSWWKLSKELKAISRVQGYKYGKNFRKYLKNYSLPVARRYVRDRFIPLPLLQIWRKRNIKKPQLLPKAIIAQELIARTNFQDLLTQELHQQQQYIEHISTAKESHYYALLSRGITIGLEEDHAAATAFGIEPWFPFTDIRLTDFCLSIPLQQKLSQGFTRNIVRRALSGYLPDKIRLRHDKGNLSAGFHYGLINFERDIFDNTVAECSSLIEPYIDLKAFKQQYQQYISNPGGNNIPSVLLAVELALWLKQQHD from the coding sequence ATGAGTGCTATCTTCGGAATTTACTATCTAGATCAACGACTGACGCAGCCAAAAGACATACAAAAAATGTCAAACATACTCAGTCATACAGGCTCTGATGCTGCTAATATTTGGTGCGATCGCCATGTGGCTTTGGGACACCGAATGCTCTGGACTACCCCAGAATCAATGTTTGAACAACTTCCTAGCACTACTATTGATGGTAATTTAACCATTACAGCCGATGCGCGTATTGATAACCGTCAAGAATTAATTTCCCATCTAAAATTACTAAATTCTGCCGATATAATTACCGATAGCCAGATTATTTTAGCAGCCTATCAACAATGGGGTTCTGCTTGTGTGCAACATCTAATTGGTGATTTTGCTTTTGCTATTTGGAATTGTCGGGAGCATAAGCTTTTTTGTGCTAGAGATCATTACGGAGTCAAACCCTTTTATTATTACCATGCACCTGGAAAAACTTTAGTTTTTGCCTCTCAAATCAAAGCACTTTTATGTCTGTCAGAAATTCCTAATATTCCTAACGATCTAACTATCGCTTATTATCTCCAAGGTGGATTTCAAAGTCAGATCAATACTTTCTACCAAGATATCTTTAAACTTCCACCCGCAAGCCTACTAGAAATTCAGAATAACCATGTTAGCGTTAGCAAATATTGGACTCCCGACATCAATAAAACCCTCAAATTAGACTCCGATCAAGAATACGCCGAAGCATACCTAGAAGTCTTTACTCAAGCAGTCAACTGTCGCCTACGTAGTAATTTTGCTATAGGTTCTACATTGAGTGGCGGTTTAGATTCTTCTTCCATAGTTTGCGTCGCCAGGGAACTATTATTGCAGCAGCAAAGACCAAAACTTAAAACATTTTCCGCTATATTTAATGATGCAACCGAATCCGATGAAAGTCCTTATATCCAGTCCGTAGTGCAACAAGGAAACATCGAACCCTATTATGTTGCAGCAGATCGTTACAGCCCTTTGACAGACTGGGAAAAAATGCTATGGCATCTAGATAAACCCTTTGGATCTAACTTATATCTTCACTGGAATTTATATAAAGAAGCACAAAAACAAGGAACAAAAATCTTTTTAGATGGTTTTTTTGGTGACGATGCTGTTTTTCACGGGTGGGAATATTTAATAGATTTAGCTACAACTTTTAGCTGGTGGAAACTAAGCAAAGAACTTAAGGCTATTTCTCGGGTACAGGGGTATAAATATGGCAAAAACTTCCGAAAATACCTTAAAAATTATTCCCTTCCCGTAGCTAGAAGATACGTTAGAGATCGCTTTATACCTCTGCCTCTTTTACAGATATGGCGCAAGCGTAACATCAAAAAACCACAGCTATTACCAAAAGCCATTATCGCTCAAGAATTAATAGCAAGAACCAATTTCCAAGACCTATTGACACAAGAATTGCACCAACAACAGCAATATATAGAACACATTTCCACAGCCAAAGAATCCCACTACTACGCCCTTCTATCGAGAGGAATTACCATTGGGTTAGAAGAAGACCATGCAGCAGCAACAGCGTTTGGTATAGAACCTTGGTTTCCCTTTACAGATATTCGACTGACAGATTTTTGTCTATCAATCCCCCTACAACAAAAACTTAGTCAGGGTTTCACCAGAAATATAGTTCGCCGAGCTTTAAGTGGGTACTTACCAGATAAAATACGTCTGCGTCACGATAAAGGTAATCTTTCGGCTGGCTTTCATTATGGATTAATTAACTTCGAGCGAGATATTTTTGATAATACTGTTGCCGAATGTTCCTCTCTAATCGAACCCTATATAGATTTGAAAGCTTTTAAACAACAATACCAACAATATATATCTAATCCTGGTGGTAATAATATACCTTCAGTCCTCTTAGCGGTAGAATTGGCGTTGTGGCTCAAACAGCAACATGATTAA
- a CDS encoding ABC transporter, ATP-binding/permease protein, giving the protein MQGVLPGATVYLTKIVVNSLVAVIGTGINPANIRSLAIPVGLMAGVLGLTELLKGASDYIRSAQSEYLQDHISGLIHSQSVDIDFACYESSEYSDRLSRARDNASNTSLNLLDSSGGLVQNTITLLTMGAILLPYGWWLPIVLVVSAIPAFYIFLRINKIQYDWSQKTTTDRRRLNYYEIILTGSAFAAEVRLFNLGSYFQNKYQKLRRRLRNENLKLIRDRGVARLGASAIALLISGGALVWMGSKALLGTITLGDLALFYQAFNRGQGIIKAILGNFNVIYKNSLFISNLFEFLALKPEIVDSPQLVEIPKRLRKSIRFENVSFSYPGSDRLVLENFNLTIPAGKIIAIVGDNGAGKSTLIKLLCRFYDPQAGGITVDGTDIRYFSVDKLRKSISVLFQFPIPYYLTAEENIILGDLTTDFERSQIEAAAKGSGIHQKLINLPQGYDTVLGKWFPNGTDLSGGEWQRLALARAFLKQAQIIILDEPTSAMDPWAEFDWLERFRNLAREQTSIVITHRFTLAMRADLIYVMRGGKIVETGNHEKLISLGGLYADSWNKQMKQPESY; this is encoded by the coding sequence GTGCAAGGAGTTTTACCTGGTGCGACGGTTTATCTAACTAAGATAGTAGTCAATAGTCTGGTTGCAGTTATCGGTACAGGAATAAACCCAGCCAATATTCGTTCTTTAGCCATTCCTGTAGGCTTGATGGCAGGAGTTTTAGGCTTAACAGAACTGCTTAAAGGAGCAAGTGATTATATTCGTTCGGCGCAGTCGGAATATTTACAAGACCATATTAGCGGTTTAATTCATTCACAGTCAGTAGATATCGATTTTGCCTGTTACGAATCTTCAGAATATAGCGATCGCCTGAGTCGCGCTAGAGATAACGCTAGTAATACATCATTAAACCTATTGGATAGCAGTGGTGGTTTAGTCCAAAACACCATTACCTTATTAACTATGGGGGCTATTCTGCTTCCCTACGGTTGGTGGTTGCCTATAGTTCTGGTTGTCAGTGCCATACCTGCTTTCTATATCTTTCTCCGTATTAATAAAATCCAGTATGATTGGTCGCAGAAAACTACCACCGATAGACGCAGACTTAATTATTATGAAATAATCTTGACTGGCAGTGCCTTTGCTGCCGAGGTAAGACTATTCAATTTAGGGTCTTATTTTCAAAACAAGTATCAAAAATTACGCCGTCGTCTACGAAATGAAAATCTGAAGCTAATTAGAGATCGGGGGGTAGCTCGTCTTGGGGCTAGCGCGATCGCTCTATTGATATCTGGAGGGGCATTAGTCTGGATGGGAAGCAAAGCCCTCCTCGGTACGATTACTCTGGGTGATTTAGCCCTGTTTTATCAAGCTTTTAATAGAGGACAGGGCATAATTAAAGCTATACTGGGTAATTTCAATGTAATTTATAAAAATAGCCTGTTTATTAGTAATTTATTCGAGTTCTTGGCACTTAAACCCGAAATTGTAGATTCTCCCCAGTTGGTAGAAATACCCAAACGCTTAAGAAAAAGTATTCGCTTTGAAAATGTCAGCTTTTCCTATCCAGGTAGCGATCGCCTGGTATTAGAGAATTTTAACCTAACAATTCCCGCAGGAAAAATTATCGCGATCGTTGGAGATAATGGGGCAGGCAAAAGCACTTTAATCAAACTTTTATGTCGTTTTTACGATCCTCAAGCAGGTGGTATTACCGTAGACGGTACGGATATTCGTTATTTCTCTGTAGATAAACTACGTAAAAGTATTTCTGTATTGTTTCAATTTCCTATTCCCTACTATCTAACTGCAGAAGAAAATATCATTTTGGGGGATTTAACTACAGATTTTGAGCGATCGCAAATAGAAGCTGCTGCCAAAGGTTCGGGAATTCATCAAAAATTAATCAATCTACCCCAAGGTTACGATACGGTTTTGGGTAAATGGTTTCCCAATGGTACAGACTTAAGCGGTGGAGAATGGCAGCGTTTAGCACTAGCTAGGGCGTTTCTTAAACAAGCACAAATAATTATCCTCGATGAACCAACTAGCGCGATGGATCCTTGGGCAGAATTTGATTGGCTCGAAAGATTTCGTAATTTGGCAAGAGAACAAACTTCAATTGTCATTACCCATCGTTTTACTCTAGCAATGCGCGCCGATTTAATTTATGTCATGCGCGGTGGCAAAATAGTTGAGACTGGCAACCACGAGAAGCTCATAAGTCTTGGGGGATTGTATGCTGATTCTTGGAATAAACAAATGAAGCAACCAGAATCATATTAA
- the asnB_2 gene encoding putative asparagine synthase, translating into MSAIAGIYYNDDTTVDPQHLIAINELLAHRGLDDSGIWQDNCIGLAHRMLWTTPESLREKLPYISENEEFVITADARIDNREELIKLLAIADIDAETITDSQLILSSYQYWGEACVDKLLGDFAFAIWDKQQQSLFCARDHFGVKPFYYYYSQKIFVFASEIKALFCVPEVKRILNEIRIAEFITSTFYDKEITIYHDILRLPPAHTLKVNSEGININSYWSLDPTYELKLGSDAEYSAKFKEIFAEAVRCRLRSPYPVGSMLSGGLDSSSITCMGRKILTEDGKSDLHTFSAIFDTVSQSDERYYMNAVIDGGGVKPHFINGDKISPFVDIEKVIWHQDEPQFAGNLYLNWKTYELANSLGVRVILDGFDGDSAVSHGFGYMRELAQAGRWLKLIPELAGYCRSFNVPFLPLFWTYFHLYALKPFMTKYKFLRFIYWRCKSIIDKINSRNINISPQALLSALLNHQLAENLNYKQHRRKLLEKSYIATKNEKEEHYNTINVGSISTTLELLDRTAAAFSTEVRYPFWDKRLVEFCLSLPANQKMRNGWTRMIMRRGMENILPKEIQWREGKGNLSYAFERGMQSYEQHLLEKVIDNDYKYIKDYINTVCYQEAYERFFSSSYTAVDAIKIWISVNLYLWFEHQINNQTKA; encoded by the coding sequence ATGAGCGCGATAGCAGGAATTTATTATAACGATGACACAACCGTCGATCCCCAACATTTGATTGCTATCAATGAATTATTGGCTCATCGAGGCCTCGATGATTCTGGCATTTGGCAAGATAATTGTATAGGTTTGGCTCATCGGATGTTATGGACGACACCAGAGTCTTTGAGGGAAAAGTTACCCTATATTAGTGAAAATGAAGAATTTGTTATTACTGCTGATGCTAGGATCGACAACCGCGAAGAGTTAATTAAATTATTAGCGATCGCTGATATTGATGCAGAAACAATTACCGATAGTCAGTTAATTCTCTCATCCTATCAATATTGGGGCGAGGCTTGCGTCGATAAACTCCTTGGTGATTTTGCCTTTGCTATTTGGGATAAGCAACAACAGTCTCTATTTTGCGCCAGAGATCATTTTGGCGTTAAGCCTTTTTACTACTATTACTCACAAAAAATTTTTGTCTTTGCCTCCGAAATAAAAGCTCTATTTTGTGTTCCAGAAGTTAAGCGCATACTTAATGAAATCAGAATAGCAGAATTTATCACCTCTACTTTTTACGATAAAGAAATTACTATCTATCACGATATCTTAAGATTGCCCCCTGCTCATACCTTAAAAGTTAACAGTGAGGGAATTAATATTAACTCCTATTGGTCACTCGACCCGACCTATGAACTTAAGCTGGGATCTGATGCCGAATATAGTGCTAAGTTTAAAGAAATTTTCGCCGAAGCAGTACGCTGTAGATTACGTTCGCCATATCCAGTAGGATCGATGCTGAGTGGAGGCTTAGATTCTTCTTCCATTACCTGCATGGGTCGCAAGATTTTAACTGAAGATGGTAAATCGGATTTACATACTTTCTCTGCTATTTTCGATACCGTTTCCCAGTCCGACGAGCGTTATTATATGAATGCGGTTATCGATGGAGGTGGTGTTAAACCCCATTTCATTAATGGCGATAAAATTAGTCCTTTTGTCGATATTGAAAAAGTAATTTGGCATCAAGATGAACCCCAATTTGCTGGCAATCTTTATCTAAACTGGAAAACCTATGAGTTAGCTAATTCTTTAGGCGTGCGTGTAATTTTAGATGGATTTGATGGGGATAGTGCTGTTTCTCATGGTTTTGGGTATATGCGAGAATTGGCGCAAGCAGGTAGATGGCTCAAACTTATTCCAGAATTGGCTGGATATTGTCGAAGTTTCAATGTGCCTTTTCTCCCGCTATTTTGGACTTATTTCCATCTTTATGCCCTTAAGCCATTTATGACTAAGTATAAGTTTCTGCGTTTTATTTATTGGCGTTGCAAATCAATCATAGACAAAATCAATTCAAGAAATATTAACATCAGTCCCCAAGCTTTATTATCAGCTTTATTAAATCATCAGTTGGCAGAGAATCTCAACTATAAACAACACCGTAGAAAACTGCTAGAAAAAAGCTATATTGCTACAAAAAATGAAAAAGAAGAACATTATAATACTATCAATGTCGGTTCAATTTCCACAACTTTAGAACTTTTAGATCGAACAGCAGCAGCCTTTTCTACTGAAGTTAGATACCCTTTTTGGGATAAACGTTTAGTTGAGTTTTGCCTATCTCTTCCTGCCAACCAAAAAATGCGTAACGGCTGGACAAGAATGATCATGCGTCGTGGGATGGAAAATATCTTACCCAAAGAAATACAATGGCGCGAAGGAAAAGGAAATCTTAGTTATGCTTTTGAGCGTGGAATGCAAAGTTATGAACAGCATTTATTAGAAAAAGTCATAGATAACGATTATAAATATATTAAAGATTATATAAATACAGTTTGTTATCAAGAAGCTTATGAACGTTTTTTTTCATCATCTTATACGGCTGTAGATGCAATTAAGATTTGGATTAGTGTTAATTTGTATTTGTGGTTTGAACATCAGATCAACAACCAAACTAAAGCTTAA
- a CDS encoding lipopolysaccharide biosynthesis protein, with protein MSDIVAIEGKSTDTTPRQGMNFTPLLRTAKRKALLIVAIASLVTSVYIYKDNQKNPALKYTGGFQLLVEPLTLEAKSSEPSTLINSQGIPNDRLATVDYPTMLRILKSPDILSQITERVKKTYKNFTVDRLAQNLIVERVADSKNALDASKILAVSYTEQDPDLVELVLETTAQKYLEYSLNSRKQGINKGIEFIERQLPELDQEVTQDLNEIQKIQEQYRLFQADAKGESLLGKLSELESQQLETQKEIQEQTQVIKSLESQLGITANEAVTIAALRENPSYQKLIEQFKDRERELALASTKFKSNSPQVTNLLEEKQKISDLLDIETKKTIVDGEISDQVNKFLVLDNKDSILLTLVEKLVEATNERDKLQAREGVLSKNIALYDNQAQNFPEVSRQYKQLQQELSIANRTREQLLVQKDKLHIQASQTETPWTVVSQPEIMRDNAGNPKPLPTDADNGALKGLMGGLFLGLATAFLLEKIRNVFYSTDDISDAFKSSIILAQIPLEPRGKIVKNPQTIKNIINKGKRAQNNDRSSFIDSIDGVYTNVEFKTAFEDLYANIYFRYRQDSIKTIAVCSASEGDGKSTIALNLARAIAADGKRVLLVDASLFNSQLAEMLVSANQVEDNLFTLIAPQKMLKNSINREKLMNEFRNNYDYVIYDTPSLLDSTTAGFLAVNTDGVLLVAAINKTKKSLFTKAYKQIEHFKIPLLGIVTNHAGSVKLETNPLVNLEQIKLLEPSSARKSSDAQINS; from the coding sequence TTGTCAGACATAGTTGCCATTGAGGGAAAAAGTACAGATACAACTCCCCGACAAGGAATGAATTTCACACCACTGTTAAGAACAGCAAAGAGAAAAGCCTTGTTAATTGTTGCTATTGCTTCATTAGTAACCTCAGTTTACATTTATAAAGACAACCAAAAAAATCCTGCACTTAAATATACGGGGGGTTTCCAACTTTTAGTCGAACCTCTAACCCTAGAAGCAAAGTCCTCAGAACCTAGTACCCTGATTAATTCACAGGGAATTCCTAACGATAGGCTGGCAACTGTAGATTATCCCACGATGTTAAGGATATTAAAATCCCCAGATATATTATCTCAAATTACAGAACGAGTAAAAAAAACGTACAAAAATTTTACTGTCGATAGATTAGCTCAAAATCTTATAGTAGAGAGGGTAGCAGATAGTAAAAATGCTTTAGATGCGAGTAAAATTTTGGCAGTAAGCTATACAGAACAAGATCCAGATCTTGTTGAATTGGTTTTAGAAACAACGGCTCAAAAATATTTAGAATATTCCCTCAACAGTCGTAAACAGGGAATTAATAAAGGTATAGAATTTATCGAACGACAACTACCAGAATTAGATCAAGAAGTAACTCAAGATTTAAATGAAATCCAAAAGATCCAAGAGCAGTATCGGTTATTTCAAGCAGATGCCAAGGGTGAGTCGTTATTAGGAAAATTGAGTGAGCTTGAGTCTCAGCAACTGGAAACTCAAAAAGAAATTCAAGAACAAACACAGGTGATCAAGAGCTTGGAGTCTCAGCTTGGAATAACTGCTAATGAAGCTGTAACTATTGCAGCATTGAGGGAAAATCCTAGCTATCAAAAGTTAATAGAGCAATTTAAAGATAGAGAAAGAGAACTAGCATTAGCATCAACAAAATTTAAGTCAAACTCACCTCAAGTAACAAATCTACTGGAAGAAAAACAAAAAATATCAGATCTACTCGATATAGAGACAAAGAAAACTATAGTGGATGGAGAAATATCAGATCAAGTCAATAAATTTTTAGTCTTAGACAATAAAGACTCAATACTATTAACTTTAGTAGAGAAACTGGTGGAAGCTACAAATGAAAGAGACAAGTTACAAGCTCGCGAAGGGGTTTTAAGTAAAAACATTGCCTTATATGACAACCAAGCACAAAATTTTCCTGAAGTATCTCGCCAGTATAAGCAATTGCAGCAAGAACTAAGTATTGCTAATCGAACTAGGGAACAATTATTGGTTCAAAAAGATAAATTACACATACAGGCTTCGCAAACAGAAACCCCGTGGACAGTCGTTTCACAGCCTGAAATTATGAGAGATAACGCTGGAAACCCCAAACCTCTTCCTACTGATGCGGACAATGGAGCTTTGAAAGGGTTAATGGGAGGCTTGTTTTTGGGTTTAGCAACGGCATTTTTATTAGAGAAAATACGCAATGTTTTTTATTCTACCGATGACATTAGCGATGCTTTTAAATCATCCATAATTTTGGCACAGATCCCTTTAGAGCCAAGAGGTAAAATCGTCAAAAATCCTCAAACAATTAAAAATATTATCAATAAAGGCAAAAGGGCGCAGAATAACGATCGCAGTTCTTTTATAGATTCTATCGACGGCGTTTATACGAACGTTGAATTTAAAACTGCTTTTGAAGATCTTTATGCCAACATATACTTCCGATATCGCCAAGATTCAATCAAAACCATAGCAGTTTGTTCAGCATCAGAAGGAGATGGCAAATCCACTATTGCGTTAAATTTAGCTCGTGCGATCGCTGCTGATGGTAAAAGAGTATTACTGGTCGATGCTAGTTTATTTAACTCTCAACTTGCCGAAATGTTGGTTTCAGCTAATCAAGTCGAAGATAACTTGTTTACTCTAATTGCTCCTCAAAAAATGTTGAAAAATTCAATAAATAGAGAGAAGCTGATGAATGAGTTTAGAAATAATTATGATTACGTGATTTATGATACGCCTTCACTTTTAGATTCAACTACTGCTGGCTTTTTAGCGGTAAATACAGACGGTGTTCTATTAGTAGCAGCAATAAATAAAACTAAAAAATCATTATTTACTAAAGCCTACAAGCAAATAGAGCATTTCAAAATTCCTTTACTGGGTATAGTTACTAATCACGCAGGTTCAGTAAAGTTGGAGACAAACCCTTTAGTAAATCTGGAGCAGATTAAACTATTAGAGCCATCTAGCGCAAGAAAGTCTTCAGATGCTCAAATCAATTCATAA
- a CDS encoding hypothetical protein (similar to polysaccharide biosynthesis protein) has translation MSSSLLKKQAVKGTIWTIFAYGASQVLRFGSNIILTRLLVPELFGLMALVQVFIQGLNLFSDIGINPSIIRSERGDDPEFLNTAWTLQVIRGFCLWFGCLVIAYPVANYYEEPRLIWLIPLVGLNTIISGFNSTSLATLNRHMEIDKLSKLELGVQIVSIAVMIIWAWISPTIWALVAGNLISIFLKTFWSHYLNVGKSNRFSWNKDVLNEIISFGRWIFVSTTMTFLASQADRILLGKLFSLEMLGVYIIAFTFADIPKQISLKISTQVIFPAISKMTNLSRKAFRAKIIQKRWKMLIILALVVTILVSFGDLIIIRLYDARYQSAAWMLPILALGLWPLLLSVTIDPSLYVIGKPVYPAIGSLFKFIYMLIMLPLGFSKFGTVGAVTVIAFNDLPFYAVVIYGLWKEKLSAILQDIQATILLLALVTSLVMTRWILGFGLPLEKIL, from the coding sequence GTGTCATCAAGTTTACTTAAAAAACAAGCTGTCAAAGGAACTATTTGGACTATTTTTGCGTATGGAGCAAGTCAAGTATTAAGATTTGGTAGTAACATCATCTTAACTCGATTGCTAGTACCAGAACTGTTTGGGTTGATGGCTCTGGTTCAGGTATTTATTCAAGGTTTAAATTTATTTTCTGATATTGGAATTAATCCAAGTATTATCAGGAGCGAGCGCGGAGACGATCCTGAATTTTTGAATACAGCCTGGACTTTACAGGTGATACGAGGATTTTGTTTGTGGTTTGGTTGTTTAGTAATTGCTTACCCAGTAGCCAACTATTACGAAGAACCACGGCTTATCTGGCTAATTCCTTTAGTCGGGTTAAATACAATTATTTCAGGATTTAATTCCACCAGTCTTGCTACCCTCAATCGACATATGGAGATTGACAAGCTATCAAAACTGGAGTTGGGAGTACAGATTGTTTCTATAGCAGTCATGATTATCTGGGCTTGGATAAGTCCAACTATTTGGGCTTTGGTTGCAGGAAATTTAATATCTATTTTTCTTAAGACATTTTGGAGTCATTATTTAAATGTAGGAAAGAGTAACCGTTTTAGTTGGAATAAAGATGTCCTAAATGAAATAATTTCTTTTGGAAGATGGATATTTGTTTCTACCACCATGACATTTTTAGCTTCTCAAGCAGATCGAATTTTGTTAGGTAAGCTTTTTTCTTTAGAGATGTTGGGGGTATATATAATTGCTTTTACTTTTGCCGATATACCAAAACAAATAAGCTTAAAAATTAGCACCCAAGTGATATTTCCTGCGATATCTAAAATGACAAATTTGTCTCGTAAAGCATTTAGAGCCAAAATTATCCAGAAACGCTGGAAAATGCTTATTATATTAGCATTGGTGGTTACTATTTTAGTTAGCTTTGGAGACTTAATTATTATTAGGCTGTACGATGCCAGATATCAATCAGCAGCTTGGATGTTACCTATTTTAGCTTTAGGTCTTTGGCCGTTACTACTCTCTGTAACTATAGATCCTTCTCTTTATGTAATTGGCAAACCTGTATATCCAGCTATCGGTAGTTTATTTAAGTTTATATATATGTTGATTATGCTACCTCTAGGATTTTCTAAGTTTGGTACTGTTGGAGCGGTAACCGTCATTGCCTTTAACGATTTGCCTTTTTATGCAGTAGTTATCTATGGTTTGTGGAAAGAAAAATTATCAGCAATCTTGCAAGATATCCAAGCAACTATTTTACTATTAGCTTTAGTTACATCATTGGTCATGACTCGATGGATATTAGGTTTTGGTTTGCCGTTAGAGAAAATTTTATAA
- a CDS encoding glycosyl transferase, translated as MKIIFVLPRLSLSGGNRVVAIYADKLQQRGHDVFLISQPMRPITIKEQIKSLLRNKKIALKEKPAPFFDILNVPHKVLERERPVTDADVPDADIVIATWWQTAEWVANLSNTKGAKAYFIQHHEIHDPLPRNRVEATYLLPLYKITIAKWLVNLMNIKYQDNHVSLVPNSVDTKQFFSSPRSKQSVPTVGMMYSLQKWKGVDISLEAFKLANSTIKDLRLLVLGQHKPLPELLLPSNSEFIYQPPQEQIKDIYSQCDAWLFGSRSEGFGLPILEAMACRTPVIATPAGAAPELLANGGGILVKPEDPEDMARAILHICNLSNQEWRFMSDAAYKTATSYTWDDATNLFEKALYTAIGRKTDDD; from the coding sequence ATGAAAATCATATTTGTTTTGCCACGTCTTTCTCTATCAGGAGGAAATCGTGTTGTAGCTATTTATGCAGACAAGTTGCAACAGCGAGGTCATGATGTTTTTTTGATTTCTCAACCTATGAGACCAATAACTATAAAAGAGCAAATCAAATCATTATTAAGAAATAAAAAAATAGCTCTAAAGGAAAAGCCAGCACCTTTTTTTGATATTTTAAATGTTCCGCACAAAGTTTTAGAGCGAGAGCGTCCCGTAACTGATGCAGATGTTCCAGATGCAGATATAGTCATAGCTACTTGGTGGCAAACTGCGGAATGGGTTGCTAATTTATCTAATACTAAAGGCGCGAAAGCTTATTTCATACAGCACCATGAAATTCACGATCCTTTACCAAGAAATAGAGTGGAAGCTACTTATTTATTACCATTGTATAAAATTACTATTGCTAAATGGTTGGTAAATTTAATGAATATAAAATATCAAGATAATCATGTTTCTCTAGTGCCAAATAGCGTTGATACGAAACAGTTTTTTTCTTCACCTCGTAGTAAACAATCAGTTCCAACTGTAGGAATGATGTATAGTCTTCAAAAATGGAAAGGTGTGGATATTAGTTTAGAAGCTTTTAAATTAGCTAATAGCACTATTAAAGATCTACGTTTGCTTGTACTTGGACAACACAAACCTTTGCCTGAACTATTATTACCTTCAAACAGTGAATTCATTTATCAACCACCTCAAGAGCAAATAAAAGATATTTATTCTCAATGTGATGCATGGCTTTTTGGTAGTCGTTCGGAAGGTTTTGGGCTACCAATTTTAGAAGCAATGGCTTGTCGAACTCCAGTTATAGCAACTCCTGCTGGTGCTGCTCCAGAACTTCTAGCTAATGGTGGTGGAATATTAGTTAAACCAGAAGATCCAGAAGATATGGCAAGAGCTATTTTACATATTTGTAATCTTTCTAATCAAGAATGGCGATTTATGTCTGATGCTGCTTATAAAACTGCCACTAGTTACACTTGGGATGATGCTACCAACTTATTTGAAAAAGCTCTTTATACTGCAATAGGAAGGAAAACAGACGATGACTAA